One Microbacterium marinum genomic window carries:
- the tyrS gene encoding tyrosine--tRNA ligase yields the protein MSETVVSSDVRALTPANDPRFDNVWDEIVWRGLVHVSTDKEALRALLSEGSITYYCGFDPTAASLHLGHLVQLLTLRRLQLAGHKPLGLVGGSTGLIGDPRPTAERTLNSRETVSDWVGRLRAQIERYLDFEGENQARMVNNLDWTAPLSAIDFLREIGKHYRVGTMIKKDAVAARLNSDAGISYTEFSYQILQGLDFLELYRQYGCVLQTGGSDQWGNLTSGTDLIHRVEGVSVHAFGTPLITNSDGTKFGKSEGNAIWIDPELTSPYAFYQFWLSTADADVLERLKVFTFLTRDEIEAYGRMVEEEPFRRAAQKRLALEVCTTVHGSEATAAAIAATEALFGQGDLTALDADTLRAALSELPHIVVDAEVPIVQALVDTGLVASASEARRAIGQGGVSVDGAKVADETATVRGTLPGGVSVIRRGKKTLAGVFLT from the coding sequence GTGTCTGAAACCGTCGTGAGCTCCGATGTGAGAGCGCTGACGCCCGCCAATGATCCCCGTTTCGACAATGTCTGGGATGAGATCGTCTGGCGCGGCCTGGTGCATGTGTCCACCGACAAGGAGGCGCTGCGTGCGCTCCTGTCCGAGGGGTCCATCACGTATTACTGCGGGTTCGACCCCACGGCGGCGTCGCTTCACCTCGGGCACCTCGTCCAACTGCTCACACTCCGCCGCCTGCAGCTCGCCGGGCACAAGCCCCTCGGGCTGGTCGGGGGGTCCACGGGATTGATCGGAGACCCCCGTCCGACGGCCGAGCGCACGCTCAACTCGCGTGAGACCGTGTCGGACTGGGTCGGCCGACTCCGTGCCCAGATCGAGCGCTACCTCGACTTCGAGGGCGAGAATCAAGCGCGGATGGTGAACAACCTCGACTGGACCGCCCCGCTGTCGGCGATCGACTTCCTGCGCGAGATCGGCAAGCACTACCGCGTGGGCACCATGATCAAGAAGGATGCCGTCGCGGCGCGCCTCAACTCGGATGCGGGCATCAGCTACACGGAGTTCAGCTACCAGATCCTTCAGGGGCTCGATTTCCTAGAGCTGTACCGCCAGTACGGCTGCGTCCTGCAGACCGGCGGGTCGGACCAGTGGGGGAACCTCACCAGCGGGACCGACCTCATCCACCGTGTCGAAGGTGTCTCCGTGCACGCGTTCGGGACGCCCCTGATCACCAACAGCGACGGCACGAAGTTCGGCAAGAGTGAAGGCAACGCGATCTGGATCGATCCGGAGCTGACGAGCCCGTACGCGTTCTACCAGTTCTGGCTATCGACGGCCGATGCGGATGTCCTCGAGCGGCTCAAGGTGTTCACGTTCCTCACCCGTGACGAGATCGAGGCCTACGGGCGCATGGTCGAGGAGGAGCCGTTCCGTCGGGCTGCGCAGAAGCGGCTGGCGCTCGAGGTGTGCACGACGGTGCACGGCTCCGAGGCGACCGCCGCGGCGATCGCCGCCACCGAGGCCCTTTTCGGCCAGGGTGATCTGACGGCGCTGGATGCCGACACCCTCCGGGCTGCGCTGAGCGAATTGCCGCACATCGTCGTCGACGCCGAGGTGCCGATCGTGCAGGCCCTGGTGGACACCGGTCTCGTGGCGAGCGCGAGCGAAGCGCGGCGAGCGATCGGCCAGGGCGGCGTCAGCGTCGATGGAGCGAAGGTCGCCGACGAGACGGCCACTGTGCGGGGGACACTGCCCGGCGGGGTCTCGGTGATCCGCCGGGGCAAGAAGACGCTCGCAGGCGTTTTCCTCACCTGA
- a CDS encoding VOC family protein: MAKVEHFEIPVDDIARAQSFYREVLGFEYSPWGDEMGMIEQPEGEGINGDLHLRGATPHPTVVFTVDRIEDTVALAVARGGEQLGEIQPLGDDSRWVYIRDSEGNIIGLYDEVAAA; this comes from the coding sequence ATGGCTAAGGTCGAGCACTTCGAGATCCCGGTCGACGACATCGCGCGCGCCCAGAGCTTCTACCGGGAGGTCCTCGGCTTCGAGTACTCCCCGTGGGGCGACGAGATGGGCATGATCGAGCAGCCCGAGGGGGAGGGGATCAACGGCGATCTCCACCTCCGCGGTGCGACGCCCCATCCGACCGTCGTCTTCACCGTCGACCGGATAGAGGACACCGTCGCGCTGGCGGTCGCCCGTGGCGGAGAGCAGCTCGGTGAGATCCAGCCCCTCGGCGACGACTCCCGCTGGGTCTACATCCGCGACTCGGAGGGCAACATCATCGGGCTGTACGACGAGGTCGCTGCGGCCTGA
- a CDS encoding SatD family protein, whose protein sequence is MSVVITADIIASRELTDRARAQRLIDDAVARVDHDLPGADRVLTPTVGDELQGVYPGLADALAAVTLLRLRLPDEVDLRFGIGVGEIGVIPSAAGDIAEGPGWWAAREAIDTLHAKQVRALPRARTWVVAAEGAGDAASIALANAYAWARDELISAMTERTRRLAYGRCLGATQASLAEQEGITQSAVSQALNSAGAAAVVEGFRVLRMPR, encoded by the coding sequence ATGAGTGTCGTCATCACCGCAGACATCATCGCGTCACGAGAGCTCACCGACCGTGCGCGAGCACAGCGGCTCATCGACGACGCGGTCGCACGCGTCGACCACGACCTGCCCGGCGCCGATCGAGTCCTCACGCCGACCGTCGGCGACGAGCTGCAGGGCGTGTACCCCGGCCTCGCCGATGCTCTCGCCGCGGTGACCCTCCTGCGCCTGCGCCTTCCCGACGAGGTCGACCTCCGCTTCGGCATCGGTGTGGGGGAGATCGGGGTGATCCCCTCGGCAGCCGGCGACATCGCCGAGGGCCCGGGCTGGTGGGCGGCGCGCGAAGCGATCGACACGCTCCACGCGAAGCAGGTCCGCGCGCTGCCGCGAGCACGCACCTGGGTCGTCGCAGCTGAGGGGGCGGGCGACGCGGCATCCATCGCCCTCGCCAACGCCTATGCCTGGGCGCGCGACGAACTCATCTCGGCCATGACCGAACGCACGCGCCGCCTCGCCTACGGCAGATGCCTCGGCGCGACACAGGCGAGCCTTGCCGAGCAGGAGGGCATCACCCAGTCCGCTGTCTCGCAGGCGCTCAACTCGGCGGGAGCGGCCGCCGTCGTCGAGGGCTTCAGAGTGCTCCGGATGCCACGCTGA
- a CDS encoding phosphate ABC transporter ATP-binding protein: MFAGASAETPSDLEARLISAWFGDHQVLQDVSLTMPAGQVTALIGPSGCGKSTFLRILNRMHELVPSATLAGEVLLDGGDIYDTSLSVVEARKRIGMVFQKPNPFPAMSIYDNVLAGLALTGVRADRDRKDFLVETCLTKAGLWNELKDRLRAPGGGLSGGQQQRLCIARSLAVRPRVLLMDEPCSALDPTSTRVIEETMTELAREVTIVIVTHNMQQAQRVSQQCAFFLASQGQPGHIVEYGDTDAMFSEPIDARTFDYVNGRFG, translated from the coding sequence GTGTTCGCGGGTGCGTCCGCGGAGACGCCGTCGGACCTCGAGGCGCGGCTGATCTCCGCCTGGTTCGGTGACCACCAGGTGCTCCAGGATGTCTCGCTGACGATGCCCGCCGGCCAGGTCACCGCGCTCATCGGGCCATCCGGCTGCGGGAAGTCCACCTTCCTGCGCATCCTCAACCGGATGCACGAGCTCGTCCCGTCGGCGACGCTGGCGGGGGAGGTGCTCCTCGACGGCGGCGACATCTACGACACCTCGCTGTCGGTGGTGGAGGCGCGCAAGCGCATCGGGATGGTGTTCCAGAAGCCCAACCCGTTCCCGGCGATGTCGATCTACGACAACGTCCTCGCGGGGCTCGCGCTGACGGGCGTCCGCGCCGACCGTGACCGGAAGGACTTCCTCGTCGAGACGTGCCTGACCAAGGCGGGGCTCTGGAACGAGCTGAAGGATCGCCTTCGGGCTCCGGGCGGCGGGCTGTCGGGCGGCCAGCAGCAGCGACTGTGCATCGCTCGTTCGCTCGCGGTGCGTCCGCGGGTCCTCCTCATGGACGAGCCGTGCTCGGCTCTCGACCCGACCTCGACGCGCGTCATCGAGGAAACCATGACCGAGCTCGCACGCGAGGTGACGATCGTGATCGTCACGCACAACATGCAGCAGGCACAGCGCGTCTCGCAGCAGTGCGCGTTCTTCCTCGCCTCGCAGGGTCAGCCGGGCCACATCGTCGAGTACGGAGACACGGATGCCATGTTCTCCGAGCCGATCGACGCTCGGACCTTCGATTATGTGAACGGTCGATTCGGATAA